Genomic window (Alnus glutinosa chromosome 9, dhAlnGlut1.1, whole genome shotgun sequence):
CTTTCAATCGGGTTTGTTGTGTTGTTTTTATctactttttgttttaattacttGGATTTTTGTGTTCTGTATTTCTGGACTTTTTGTTGTATATTTcttctttgtgttttttgtaGTCTGTAATGGTGTTTGGATCCTGTATACACATTTGACCACCTTCACTGGTGGCCCAGATTTTAGACATCCATGCCAAGAATTAATAGACCTGCATTTTTGGAAGCATTGTTTccgcgtactttcattcttagtATTTATTTTGGGTTACCCAGCCCTAGTTTAttgtattttccttttatttgtaGCTCCTTTTCATttatctaaaaattaaaattaaaattaaaaaagaaaaaaaagaaaaaagaaaaaagaaaaaagaaaaaagaaaaaagaaaaaagaagttctCGATGAAGAAGTTTTCTCACTTCAACAATGGGCTTAGGAAGATGCTTggaatatatttcaaaaacggtattgaaaaaaaaaaaaaaaaaaaaaagaacaaaaaaagaagaagatctcTAGATGATTACATTGAATAGGATAATATATAGTTGAGCATattataaaaatgtaattaggAAGAAAATAATTGCACGCAGTGGAGCTAACTCATGATCATCTCATGCATTCGAggcaaaaaagcaaaaagagggGGTCATCCCTTCCTTCCCAAGCCAGCCATCCCACCCTCGATCTCCAGCTGCCTACCCACGCGTGTTCAACTCCATTGGACAAAgttaaacaaaatcaaaattaaaaatgaaaaataaatattctagaTAGATGATGGAGCATTTTAATACTCATTTGCTCGGATTAtgattttttacaattatttgtatgaatttaaaagaattcgaGCAGGTGATTGTAAGAGACCACTTATGTGACCCACCTGACCGAATAAGTGGTTGGacatcttaatttttatttagtcaggtGGGTCTTATAAGTGGTTTTTCATAATTATCTAtctgaattctcttaaatttggataaataattatagatgATCATGATCCTGATCATGATCCTGATCCTGCTCGGATTAGGATCTTCTACAATTTGCTTCCCTCCATCGGTCGGCTTTTAGAATTTCACCCCCAAATTCAAAAGTTAGCAAAATAAGTGTATGATGTATCAACTCCTTTCAATCACTCAATTTCTTtatgattttttgttaaatagtTAACCAAAGAAATGCCCATTATAccctataaaattttaaaaagaaaattacaaatatatccattttttttaagaaattgaagatctcgaagaaaaaaaaaatcctaacaaaaaGGAGTTAAACTTTTCAACTTTAGAAACTACATTGGGTAAAAATGAAGTTCCTTATAAACCTGTATTTTTACCTATCAAATCTTTTGACTTGTCATTGTTCCACAATTAAAAGGTTTACCGAAGTGTTTGCCCAAATGTTTTCAACATCTCGTCATAAAAAGTCCCTTAAGCATAAGACGTGACATAAATAGTGCTTAAAAAGGCCTGTTTTCACTATTTACCACTCACTTTATAAATAGGCAACATATGCCCAACTCCAATGCAAGCTTAATTTGTACTCCATTATAGTTCCAATGGCTAGAATTCTTCCAATCTTGGTCTCCCAactcctccttttcttcttcatctcttccTTCTCCACAGTTTCGGTCGCTGGAGAAGATGGAGGCTTTTCCAGAAGCCTAGACCGGAAGCTACTCGGGCTCAAGAAAGAAAAGCTCAGCCACTTCCGCTTCTACTGGCATGACACCATCAGCGGCCGTAATCCGTCTGCTGTCATGGTCGTGCCACCGGTCTCCAACACATCGACGGGCTTCGGTTTAGTGAACATGATCGATAACCCTTTAACCTTGGGACCAAAGTTGAGCTCAAAGCTGGTCGGAAGGGCTCAGGGGTTTTATGCCTCTGCCTCGCAACAAGAGCTTGGTCTACTAATGGTTATGAACTTTGCATTTATTGAAGGGAAGTACAATGGTAGCACTATCTCCGTGCTAGGGAGGAACGCCGTGTTCTCCGCCCTGAGGGAGATGCCGGTGATCGGAGGCAGCGGGCTTTTCCGGTTTGCTAGGGGGTATGTTCAAGCCAGTACTCATACCTTTGATATCAAGACAAAAGACGCCATCGTTGAGTACAATGTCTATGTGTTGCATTATTGATGCTCTTGagtctttttaattaattagctttaATTTACTCAATTATGCTCTTAATTTCTTGAGTTGATCACTTTTTGAGTATGTTAATTGGCCGACCACTTTTGATTGCTTTAAGCCAATAAATGGGGTTGGttttatgttatttatattACTTAAGATTAATGTGATATTGGAGTCGGAAGAAAATCCTCAAGCTCCGTAATATAGCCAAAAGTTTCATCCGGTTTAAGGTTGGGAACGGTTCTAAAGTGTTCTTGTGGCTAGATCACTAGCACCCTGCAGGTTACCTTCTGGATACTTTCGAGTATAGGATTGTCCATGATTCTGGGattttgtatcttttcttttatgaagCTGAAGAAAGCCGTGATCACCTTTTCTTTAGGTGTAGTTTCAGTATGCGAATCTAGATTGGAATCATGGTTGATTGCTCTTTTCGCAATGTGCCTTTGAATTGGAAAGATATAAAGGATTGGTGTTTAAAGGTGATGCAGGGAAAAAGCTTAAAAGCTAGCTTGGGGAGGTAATGTCTTGGAGCTATTGTGTACAATTTATGAAAGCAAAGAAATGATCTTTTGCACAATCATACTCCACGCACTTAGGAAGCAATCCTGGCTCGTATTAGGTGGGAAGCCCGAGCTAGGATCGTAAGAACGAAACgttcggattttttttttctcaaaacgacatcgttttatTACTCATATTAACCAATTTAATCGACTGTCTATTAACTAACTTAatcaatttaattgaaataattcaTCGACTACATTCCAACAAAAGTCGATTAACCGACTAAATTAACCAACTATACCGCCGGCTGAAGATACACTTAGTCGTCAAATTGAATCGTAAAAGGGATATTCTTTTGAGTCGATCACAAAAAGAAGAAACGTACAAATTGGTTGAAGTTTCTAAATCCATCTTTTCGGTTCTATACTCTCCATGCTCCTTCCATTATAATATAAGCCTAtttctaatgtttttaattCTAAATTTAAATAATCAATCCTATTCAACtatgttattaattaattagttgcaATATCAtttcactgttttttttttaaaaaaaaaaaaaattgtttatatatggttagttttaatttttcattctcATAtatgatagataaaataaagaaattaaaaaaaaaaatgatacatacgtgtttttttttaaaaaaaagttgagtataacaaaattagaaaacttAAATGATGAAATGGCTTTATGATGATGACCCATGATTTTAGACGGTAGTTGCTcaaagttaaaataaataaataaataaagtgttgttagaaatattatagtttttattataaattttcagGTCAATCAGTAATTATATGTATCACATGGCATTAACGTGAACTAAcacataaatttaaaagaatgtTGTAATAAAGTTTGTACCCAAGCGATctaaaaaggattttttttttttatttttttgttctaaaaaaaatcaaaaaaaattggTCCAAGAAGAACGTGTGGTTTGGGTTCGTTTTGTAACAGGATGGGACCCATTCTTAACTCCACGTTCGATCGTTTTTCGTTTTGCGTGTGGTGTGGGGACTGATCAAAAACTCAATGAATTCCATTAATATGAGTGGTtttgctttttcctttttgaatattattttgtcAGTGTTTGCGACGTGACTTGAGAGTTGAAAGCCATTAAAGATTTAAAGTCACGTAGGCTCCATGATGTTTGTTTTTACGTTGGATTTTTCCAAGTTTTTTTTGGATAGCTAAAAGCATAGATTCATTAATATCTGTTCGCAGTAGTATGAAGAAAGAAGTAGAGTCATCCCAAAAAGTAAAATTAGAGAGTCTCTggaattttccaaagaaaagaagatcaagtacaataaaaagtaattgctatacatttattttttataattttttttaaattttttctattttaaagaatagaactacttataggacatctgctatatatatatatatatgtatgtgttttTTCCTGGCATAAAAAACAAGATTAGAGCTAAGTAGAACTAGTAAatttattagggttaaatacctaattcctccctgtgatttgaaaactttattttttgttcattgagcttttttatgttttttttattattattaaaagtgGTACTCGTGGtatgaaaaaagttaaaaatggtacctccgtctaaaACTAACATCCAGCCATATCTTCTTACAAGCATCGACGGACATGCCCCACACATGTCCATAAACACCTCTTCGTCAGAGAGACATTATTTTGTCGGTGTTTGCGACGTGACTTGAGAGTTGAAAGAcattaaggcctcgtttggtttgcggaatatctattccattaggaaaaggaataactattcatgggaatagatgaaggtggaatggaata
Coding sequences:
- the LOC133877710 gene encoding dirigent protein 22-like produces the protein MARILPILVSQLLLFFFISSFSTVSVAGEDGGFSRSLDRKLLGLKKEKLSHFRFYWHDTISGRNPSAVMVVPPVSNTSTGFGLVNMIDNPLTLGPKLSSKLVGRAQGFYASASQQELGLLMVMNFAFIEGKYNGSTISVLGRNAVFSALREMPVIGGSGLFRFARGYVQASTHTFDIKTKDAIVEYNVYVLHY